Part of the uncultured Desulfobacter sp. genome, CTGAAAATCATTTAGAAAAAACAAGCTGATAAAAAAAAGCATATGGAAAATCAAAGAGATCAGACAAACCAGGAAAAAACCTTTGGGCCTGACATTTTCAGGCTCCCTGATACCCCCTCGCCTGGTCTGGATTTGAAACCGGATATTCATTGACGCCATTAACCCGCCTGGTCTTCATCCCCGGGCAGCGTAATCATGCCAAGGCTTGTGACACCGGCTTTTTTAATCTGGGACATGATGTTGACCACCACCCCATAGGGCACTTTCTTATCCGCCTTAAGGTAAACATTTTTCTTGTCCAGATTTTCCATTACCGCTTCAAGCTTTTCCGCCAGGAATGCGGCACTGATCTCCTGCTCGTTGATATAGACTTTCATGTCTCCATCAATGGAAATAATCAGATTCTGCTCATCGGTGGGCAATGCCTGGGAGGTTGCCGTGGGCAGATCAACATCTACACCCTGGACCATCATAGGGGCCGTGACCATAAAAATGATCAGTAAAACCAGCATGACATCCACAAACGGTGTCACGTTAATCTCAGACATCAAGGGGTCATTTCCTGATCCAAGCTGCATTTAGGCCTCCAGCTT contains:
- the tolR gene encoding protein TolR; this translates as MQLGSGNDPLMSEINVTPFVDVMLVLLIIFMVTAPMMVQGVDVDLPTATSQALPTDEQNLIISIDGDMKVYINEQEISAAFLAEKLEAVMENLDKKNVYLKADKKVPYGVVVNIMSQIKKAGVTSLGMITLPGDEDQAG